A region of Maridesulfovibrio sp. DNA encodes the following proteins:
- a CDS encoding restriction endonuclease subunit S gives MGKYKPYPAYKDSGVEWLGDVPERWKIFPAFRLFRERRVQNNKGEETNVLSLSYGSIVRRNIEDNFGLLPESFNTYQIVGLWNIILRLTDLQNDKRSLRVGQVKEKGIITSAYLCLEAASEIYHSYAYKLLHSYDLVKVFYSMGGGLRQSMKFADLRRMPILCPPFEEQAQIAAFLDHETAKIDRLIEKQEKLIELLKEKRQAVISHAVTKGLDPDVEMKDSGVEWLGEIPAHWEVKRLKQISSSMKAGPFGSSLIKDNYTKTGIKVYGQEQVIADDFSIGDYYISNEKFLEMTQYAVFTGDILISCVGSFGKIAIVPDNAERGITNPRLIKITLVNSIIPVFFKRLLRSKVTFEQMSLMSRGGTMDVINIGILSELILPIPSKAEQIEINNFLNIETTRIDKTVRLAQKQITLLKERRTALISAAVTGKIDVRDWKAEG, from the coding sequence ATGGGTAAGTACAAGCCATATCCGGCTTACAAGGATTCTGGAGTTGAGTGGTTGGGGGATGTGCCGGAGAGGTGGAAGATATTTCCAGCTTTTAGGTTGTTTAGAGAAAGAAGGGTTCAAAATAATAAAGGGGAGGAAACAAATGTTCTCTCTCTTAGTTATGGGAGCATAGTTAGACGCAACATTGAAGATAATTTTGGTTTATTACCTGAATCTTTCAATACATACCAAATTGTGGGGCTATGGAATATAATTCTGCGTCTTACAGATTTGCAAAATGACAAGCGTAGTTTGCGGGTAGGTCAAGTTAAAGAAAAAGGTATTATAACTTCTGCTTATCTATGTCTTGAGGCAGCTTCTGAAATTTATCATAGTTATGCATATAAGTTGTTGCATAGCTACGATTTGGTGAAAGTGTTTTACAGTATGGGGGGAGGACTGCGCCAATCTATGAAATTTGCAGATTTGCGGCGCATGCCAATTTTGTGTCCACCGTTTGAAGAACAAGCCCAAATAGCAGCATTCCTCGACCACGAAACAGCCAAAATTGACCGCTTAATCGAAAAGCAGGAAAAGCTCATAGAACTGCTTAAGGAAAAGCGGCAGGCGGTAATATCTCATGCCGTGACCAAGGGGCTTGATCCTGATGTAGAGATGAAGGATAGCGGGGTTGAGTGGTTGGGGGAAATTCCGGCGCATTGGGAGGTAAAGCGATTAAAGCAAATTTCTTCATCAATGAAGGCAGGTCCGTTTGGCTCCTCTTTGATAAAAGATAATTATACCAAAACAGGAATTAAGGTTTATGGGCAAGAGCAGGTTATCGCAGATGATTTTTCTATTGGCGACTACTATATATCAAATGAAAAATTTCTTGAAATGACACAATATGCGGTTTTTACAGGAGATATTTTAATTAGCTGTGTTGGCTCTTTTGGGAAAATTGCGATTGTCCCCGACAATGCAGAACGAGGTATTACTAATCCACGACTTATTAAAATCACACTGGTGAATAGTATTATTCCAGTTTTTTTTAAACGTCTTTTAAGAAGTAAAGTTACTTTTGAACAGATGAGTTTGATGAGTCGCGGGGGAACTATGGATGTCATCAATATTGGCATCCTCTCTGAATTGATATTACCGATTCCTTCGAAAGCGGAACAAATCGAAATAAATAATTTTTTAAATATAGAAACTACCCGCATCGATAAAACTGTTAGGCTAGCACAAAAACAAATCACCCTCCTCAAAGAACGCCGCACAGCCCTAATCTCAGCAGCTGTGACCGGGAAGATTGATGTGCGGGATTGGAAGGCTGAAGGCTAA
- a CDS encoding type I restriction endonuclease — protein sequence MADAREKQFQQDIIDSLAANGWIVGKAENYDREHALYNEDVVGFMREAHPDQWDKFCKMFPKDTEAALIRSVVRRLDKKGSLDVLRHGYKDRGARIRLCRFKPDHGLNAETLRQYGCNRLRVVPEVTYSPHGYGGRLDLVLFVNGIPVATLELKSEFKQPVAAAIRQYKYDRPPVDPATRRAEPLLSFGKRALVHFAVSQEEAWMCTRLAGKDSFFLPFNMGSTDGGKGNPLNPDGYDTSYLWERVMLPDNWLHILGRFLHLQQEEKEDWEGRKYIKETLIFPRYHQWDVVNRLIKAAGYEGAGNKYLVQHSAGSGKSNSIAWTAHQLASLYDGEGGKVFDSVIVVTDRTVLDAQLQDTIYQFEHASGLVSRISRELGDGSKSEQLANALESATRIIIVTIQTFPYVLELLRERTSLKGNNYAIIADEAHSSQTGSTARKLREVLGVKQREEGDELSTEDLLDAAVESRKASENISYFAFTATPKSKTLETFGRTPDPDLPPSKDNIPQPFHVYSMRQAIEEGFILDVLKNYTTYNMACRLGLKDGAIAEEVDARKGASTIARWVRLHPYNISQKVEVIIEHFRSRVASMLNGQAKAMVVTDSRKAAVRYKLAFDKYIAANREDCEGIQAMVAFSGEVVDEENGVDSFNEKNMNSDLRGRDMRKAFDTAEYQVMIVANKFQTGFDQPKLCAMYVDKKLSGVDAVQTLSRLNRIFPGKDQTFVLDFVNKPEEILLAFKPFYQTAELADVSDPNLASDLKEKLDSQMIYLDSEVDAFVRAFFDEKVGQYVLMSHCRPALERYRMRYRESMEVLRRADKELCEAKATGHTVMIKNAEHSLKQAHIAKDVLDVFKKDLLSFIRFYEFSSQILDYADRDLESFNIYARHLQPLLREQHLDEDVDLSDVIMTHYRLSKQREETIKLQPGENIKIRPTSAVGSRVPRAPKTESLEEIIARMNELFGGDFTDSDGLSYLRTIVDKLRENERVMAQLDNNTPEWAMKGDFPVAVEEAVIDSMETHRDMAMQFLSDEHIQKGLARLILGVLTEEYRGI from the coding sequence ATGGCAGACGCACGCGAAAAACAGTTCCAGCAGGATATTATTGATTCCCTTGCCGCCAATGGATGGATCGTTGGTAAGGCTGAAAATTATGATCGTGAACATGCTTTGTATAATGAAGACGTTGTCGGATTTATGCGTGAAGCGCATCCGGATCAGTGGGATAAGTTCTGTAAGATGTTTCCCAAAGATACTGAGGCAGCTTTAATTCGTAGTGTGGTTCGTCGGTTGGATAAAAAAGGATCACTTGATGTCTTGCGTCATGGCTATAAAGACCGGGGTGCGCGTATCCGTCTATGCCGTTTTAAACCTGATCACGGCTTGAATGCTGAAACTTTGCGTCAATATGGCTGTAACCGTTTGCGTGTTGTGCCGGAGGTTACTTATTCACCGCATGGATACGGCGGACGTTTGGATCTTGTGCTGTTTGTGAACGGTATTCCGGTGGCAACTTTGGAGCTTAAGTCTGAATTTAAGCAGCCTGTTGCTGCTGCCATACGCCAGTATAAATATGATCGTCCTCCTGTGGACCCGGCCACCAGACGCGCTGAACCTTTGCTTTCCTTCGGTAAAAGGGCCTTGGTGCATTTCGCGGTCAGTCAGGAAGAAGCATGGATGTGCACTCGACTCGCCGGAAAGGATTCATTCTTTCTGCCTTTTAATATGGGCAGCACAGATGGCGGTAAAGGCAATCCTTTAAATCCTGATGGTTATGATACTTCTTATCTTTGGGAACGGGTAATGTTGCCGGATAACTGGCTGCATATACTCGGTAGATTTCTGCATTTGCAGCAGGAGGAAAAAGAAGATTGGGAAGGACGGAAGTACATAAAAGAAACTTTGATTTTCCCCCGCTACCATCAATGGGATGTTGTTAACAGACTGATCAAAGCAGCCGGTTATGAAGGGGCGGGTAATAAGTATTTGGTGCAGCATAGTGCCGGTTCAGGAAAATCCAACTCAATAGCCTGGACAGCCCATCAACTAGCTTCTTTGTATGACGGGGAAGGCGGCAAGGTATTTGATTCTGTTATTGTGGTTACAGATCGGACCGTGCTTGATGCTCAGTTGCAGGATACAATTTATCAGTTTGAACACGCCAGTGGACTAGTCAGCCGGATCAGCCGTGAGCTGGGCGACGGATCAAAATCAGAGCAGCTTGCAAATGCCCTTGAGAGTGCCACCCGCATTATTATTGTGACCATTCAGACGTTTCCCTACGTGCTGGAACTTTTAAGAGAGAGAACCTCCTTAAAAGGAAATAATTACGCAATTATTGCAGATGAAGCGCATTCCTCGCAGACCGGAAGTACTGCCCGTAAATTGCGGGAGGTCCTTGGCGTAAAACAGCGAGAAGAAGGTGATGAATTATCAACGGAAGATTTGCTTGATGCGGCAGTGGAGTCGCGTAAGGCTTCTGAAAATATAAGTTACTTTGCTTTCACTGCTACTCCGAAATCTAAGACTCTTGAAACCTTTGGTCGTACTCCTGATCCAGACTTGCCGCCGTCTAAGGATAATATACCGCAGCCGTTCCATGTTTATAGTATGCGCCAAGCCATTGAAGAAGGTTTCATTTTAGATGTGCTTAAGAACTATACCACCTACAATATGGCGTGTCGTTTGGGGCTTAAGGATGGAGCAATAGCTGAAGAAGTGGATGCCCGAAAGGGAGCTAGTACAATTGCCAGATGGGTAAGGTTGCATCCGTACAATATCAGCCAGAAAGTGGAAGTCATTATAGAGCATTTTAGGTCACGAGTAGCCTCTATGCTTAATGGTCAGGCCAAAGCCATGGTGGTTACTGATTCCCGTAAAGCTGCAGTGCGCTATAAACTTGCTTTTGATAAGTATATTGCAGCCAACCGAGAGGATTGCGAAGGTATTCAGGCAATGGTTGCCTTTTCTGGTGAGGTTGTAGACGAAGAGAACGGTGTTGATTCTTTCAATGAAAAAAATATGAATTCTGATCTCAGAGGGCGCGATATGCGCAAAGCCTTCGATACTGCCGAATATCAGGTCATGATAGTAGCCAATAAATTTCAGACTGGTTTTGATCAGCCGAAGCTTTGCGCGATGTATGTGGATAAGAAGTTGTCAGGTGTTGATGCTGTACAGACACTTTCTAGATTGAACAGAATCTTCCCAGGTAAAGACCAGACCTTTGTTCTCGATTTCGTAAACAAGCCGGAAGAAATCTTGTTGGCTTTTAAACCTTTTTATCAGACTGCCGAGCTGGCTGATGTTTCTGATCCAAACCTCGCTAGCGATCTTAAGGAAAAGCTAGATTCCCAAATGATTTATCTGGATTCTGAGGTAGATGCTTTTGTCAGGGCCTTTTTTGATGAAAAGGTCGGACAATATGTTCTGATGTCCCATTGCCGTCCGGCTTTAGAAAGGTATCGTATGCGTTACCGTGAGTCCATGGAGGTTCTGCGCAGGGCAGATAAAGAGTTGTGTGAGGCTAAGGCAACCGGACACACTGTAATGATTAAAAACGCGGAACACAGCCTTAAACAAGCGCATATCGCAAAAGATGTTCTGGACGTTTTTAAAAAGGACTTACTAAGTTTTATCAGATTTTATGAATTTTCAAGTCAGATCCTGGATTATGCGGATCGTGACTTGGAATCTTTCAATATCTATGCAAGACATCTGCAACCATTATTGAGAGAGCAGCATTTAGACGAAGATGTTGATCTTTCTGACGTGATCATGACCCATTACAGACTGTCCAAGCAAAGAGAAGAAACAATAAAATTACAGCCCGGTGAAAATATTAAGATTAGGCCGACTTCTGCCGTTGGGTCACGCGTACCTCGTGCCCCTAAAACCGAGAGCCTTGAAGAAATTATTGCCAGAATGAATGAACTTTTCGGCGGAGATTTCACAGATAGTGACGGGCTTAGTTATTTACGGACTATTGTTGATAAATTACGGGAAAATGAGCGGGTAATGGCACAGCTGGATAACAATACACCGGAATGGGCCATGAAAGGGGATTTCCCTGTAGCCGTAGAAGAGGCCGTCATCGACAGCATGGAAACCCATAGAGATATGGCCATGCAGTTCCTGAGCGATGAGCATATCCAGAAAGGCCTAGCCCGTCTTATCCTTGGAGTACTGACTGAGGAGTATCGGGGGATTTAG
- a CDS encoding phage antirepressor N-terminal domain-containing protein encodes MSSKLSPVPFHGHTLFILSHQGEPYTPMKTIVESMGMDWTTQKRKIKTNQARWKGVMMPSVAKDGRARQALCLPIRMLPAFFASINPNKVHNPDTRKQVVLFQKECDNALWDYWNSGSAINPRTYPAPASVQKEPSLLDFIIQAQKNMNTPIDLTPVKLRQNIVHKLVMPTSLNPSPGELAVFNNLVHSIDRSVRDVEDALLQMQAGLRDLESFVRMISKS; translated from the coding sequence ATGAGTTCCAAGCTTTCCCCCGTACCCTTTCACGGACACACCCTTTTTATCCTTTCCCATCAGGGCGAACCTTACACCCCCATGAAGACAATAGTTGAAAGCATGGGCATGGACTGGACTACCCAAAAGAGAAAAATCAAAACAAATCAAGCTCGTTGGAAAGGGGTTATGATGCCCTCTGTTGCTAAAGACGGCAGAGCAAGACAGGCTCTCTGTCTACCAATAAGAATGCTCCCCGCCTTCTTTGCCTCAATTAATCCCAACAAAGTTCACAATCCTGACACCCGAAAACAAGTAGTCCTCTTTCAAAAGGAGTGTGACAACGCGCTTTGGGATTATTGGAACAGCGGTTCCGCTATTAATCCCCGAACATACCCTGCGCCTGCCTCAGTCCAAAAAGAGCCTTCTTTGCTTGATTTCATCATTCAGGCTCAGAAGAACATGAACACCCCCATAGACCTTACCCCGGTCAAGCTTCGCCAGAACATTGTCCATAAGCTGGTTATGCCCACCTCGCTAAATCCCTCACCGGGAGAACTTGCCGTATTTAATAACCTTGTCCATTCAATTGATCGCAGTGTGAGGGACGTAGAGGACGCTTTACTACAAATGCAAGCTGGCCTCCGGGACTTGGAGTCCTTTGTACGTATGATTTCAAAGAGCTAA
- a CDS encoding class I SAM-dependent DNA methyltransferase: MVNFTATANLIWAVADLLRGDFKRSQYGRIILPFTLLRRLECVLEPTKADVLKTAERYKEDQDALPKMLKRASKHQFYNTSPMNLSKLGETQILDNLEAYVQSFSSEAREIFEHFHFSDFLEQLDQANLLFLVVKEFIDMDLSPQKISNFEMGLAFEELIRKFAESSNETAGEHFTPRDIVHLATNLVFMDDDESLTQDGAVRTLYDPTAGTGGFLSEGTALMSEMNKNAVIRVYGQELNPESYAICKGDMLIKAQDITQIKLGNTLSDDQLPYEKFDYMLSNPPFGVDWKKVQKVINDEHKEKDKGRFEPGLPRVSDGSLLFLLHLVSKMRPVEEGGSRIGIILNGSPLFTGGAGSGESEIRRYILENDLLEGIIALPTDMFYNTGIATYIWILCNRKSEERKGKVQLINATDMFVPMRKSLGSKRRMIDDDQIDELVRLFGHFEAGDTCKIFDSTAFGYRRITVERPLQLAFYPHEEARITALTEDKPWTKWPEELQEATLSALADLDEKYLSRDVFKKDLKDVGLALSAPQFKLLQKHLSKHDPEAEICMVGGKIEPDPSLRDYENVPLSESVDEYFAREVLPHVPDAWIDEKKIDEKDKKPGIVGYEIPFNRHFYKYVPPRPLEEIDAELDAVSAEIMDLLREVHS, encoded by the coding sequence ATGGTCAATTTCACAGCTACTGCTAATCTTATCTGGGCTGTCGCGGATTTGTTGCGCGGTGATTTTAAGAGATCTCAATATGGGCGTATCATTTTGCCATTTACTCTGCTGCGTCGCCTTGAGTGTGTTCTGGAGCCGACAAAGGCGGATGTTTTAAAGACTGCCGAGCGATATAAAGAGGATCAAGACGCTCTTCCGAAGATGCTTAAGCGTGCATCTAAGCATCAATTTTATAATACTTCCCCCATGAATCTCAGTAAGCTTGGTGAAACTCAGATTCTCGATAACCTTGAAGCTTATGTGCAGTCCTTTAGTTCCGAAGCCAGAGAAATTTTTGAGCATTTTCATTTTTCAGATTTTCTTGAGCAATTGGATCAGGCCAATTTATTGTTCCTGGTGGTGAAAGAATTTATTGATATGGATCTTTCCCCTCAAAAAATTAGCAACTTTGAAATGGGGCTGGCATTTGAAGAGCTGATCCGGAAATTTGCTGAATCGTCCAACGAAACTGCCGGGGAGCATTTTACTCCACGCGACATAGTACATCTGGCAACAAATCTTGTTTTCATGGATGACGATGAAAGTTTGACTCAAGATGGAGCTGTACGCACTCTTTATGATCCGACTGCGGGAACCGGAGGTTTTCTTTCTGAGGGTACTGCTCTTATGTCAGAGATGAATAAGAACGCAGTTATCCGCGTGTACGGTCAGGAGCTTAACCCAGAGTCTTACGCCATTTGTAAGGGGGATATGCTCATCAAGGCTCAGGACATTACTCAGATTAAATTAGGCAATACACTGTCTGATGATCAACTGCCATATGAGAAATTTGATTACATGCTTTCCAATCCTCCTTTTGGCGTGGATTGGAAAAAGGTGCAGAAAGTCATCAATGATGAACATAAAGAAAAGGATAAGGGAAGATTCGAACCCGGCTTACCCCGTGTTTCTGATGGTTCTCTGCTATTTCTCCTGCATCTTGTCAGCAAAATGCGTCCCGTAGAAGAAGGTGGCTCACGTATCGGTATTATTCTGAATGGATCACCTTTGTTTACTGGCGGGGCCGGTTCCGGAGAAAGTGAGATTCGCCGCTACATTCTTGAAAATGATCTGCTCGAAGGCATCATCGCTTTGCCTACAGACATGTTTTATAATACGGGAATAGCCACTTATATCTGGATTCTTTGCAATCGGAAGAGTGAAGAGCGTAAGGGTAAGGTTCAGCTTATCAATGCTACAGATATGTTTGTTCCTATGCGCAAGTCTCTCGGCTCTAAGCGCAGAATGATTGATGATGACCAGATTGATGAACTAGTCCGTTTGTTCGGTCACTTTGAAGCTGGTGACACCTGCAAAATTTTTGATTCCACCGCCTTTGGATATCGCCGCATTACCGTAGAGCGTCCTTTGCAATTGGCTTTTTATCCCCATGAGGAAGCACGCATTACCGCGCTTACAGAAGACAAGCCATGGACCAAGTGGCCGGAAGAGCTTCAAGAGGCCACACTTTCCGCGCTTGCCGATCTGGACGAGAAATATCTTTCCCGTGATGTTTTCAAAAAAGACCTTAAAGATGTTGGGCTGGCGCTTTCCGCTCCGCAGTTCAAATTACTCCAAAAGCATCTATCCAAGCATGACCCGGAAGCCGAGATTTGTATGGTTGGGGGTAAAATAGAGCCTGATCCGTCTCTTCGTGATTATGAGAACGTCCCTCTCTCTGAATCCGTGGATGAATACTTCGCTCGTGAAGTCTTGCCGCATGTTCCCGATGCATGGATTGATGAGAAGAAGATTGACGAAAAGGATAAGAAGCCCGGAATTGTCGGCTATGAGATTCCTTTCAATCGCCATTTCTACAAGTATGTGCCGCCTCGTCCGCTGGAAGAGATCGATGCTGAGCTTGACGCAGTAAGTGCCGAGATTATGGACCTTCTGAGGGAGGTTCATTCCTGA
- a CDS encoding DUF5655 domain-containing protein, whose amino-acid sequence MSDIRLFQYNTQQVTELPPKAAPVEKWLQQLIESNMETFLGVRFLATEFSTSKSHGGRIDSLGLDENNCPVIIEYKRHLNENVINQGLFYLDWLMEHQADFQLLVMERLGREVAGKIDWSAPRLLCIAGDFTRYDEYAVQQINRNIELLRYRLFSEDYLMLELVNRTEESKASRPVVMPNGERSEGHKHSVQQASKDLLSLYEALREYAFSLGEDVQEKELKWYVAFKKLKNFLCVLFNTGKTAPCLVLFLNVDPSKIELEEGFSCDKSNIGHLGTGNLEVRLRNMEDLEKAKPFIEMSYRNS is encoded by the coding sequence ATGAGTGACATCAGACTATTCCAATACAATACCCAGCAGGTAACTGAACTGCCTCCCAAAGCTGCTCCGGTTGAAAAGTGGCTCCAGCAGCTCATTGAGAGCAATATGGAGACCTTTCTCGGTGTACGCTTCCTCGCTACAGAATTTAGCACCAGCAAAAGCCATGGCGGGCGTATTGATTCACTGGGGCTTGATGAAAACAATTGCCCGGTGATTATTGAATACAAGCGACACCTGAATGAAAACGTCATCAATCAAGGCCTTTTTTACCTTGATTGGCTCATGGAACATCAAGCGGATTTTCAATTGCTGGTCATGGAGCGTCTTGGGCGGGAGGTTGCTGGGAAGATTGATTGGTCCGCGCCTCGTCTGTTGTGTATAGCTGGAGACTTCACCAGGTACGATGAATACGCCGTCCAGCAGATTAACCGTAATATTGAGTTGTTGCGTTATCGTCTGTTCAGCGAAGATTACCTGATGCTGGAACTTGTAAACCGCACTGAGGAAAGCAAGGCTTCTCGTCCTGTTGTAATGCCCAACGGTGAAAGGTCTGAAGGACATAAACACAGTGTGCAGCAAGCCAGTAAGGATCTTCTTTCACTTTACGAAGCTTTACGTGAATATGCTTTCAGTCTTGGTGAAGATGTTCAAGAGAAAGAGTTAAAATGGTACGTGGCTTTCAAAAAGCTTAAAAATTTTCTTTGTGTTCTTTTTAACACGGGGAAGACGGCCCCCTGTTTAGTGCTATTTCTCAATGTTGATCCATCCAAAATTGAACTGGAAGAAGGCTTCTCCTGCGATAAGAGTAATATAGGTCACCTTGGAACGGGTAATCTCGAAGTGCGTTTGAGGAATATGGAAGATCTTGAGAAGGCCAAACCATTTATCGAGATGAGTTACCGGAATAGCTAA
- a CDS encoding LamG-like jellyroll fold domain-containing protein — MVESDYSYDADSIDTTPGGDSVKSSILEKNQARVEQALIHLNSHKNRTDSHGTASAIVGIDDTQILKNKTLVDPILTYEAEPAQCAPVTREWVEGQSNLAVTQAGTARDEAVVARNEAVAARDIAVDAAETLKITPVPVLSGDASANEGENTVITVSNHVDGNIYQVSVTGGSAAASGGQITWGTPNVDADTDYIMTVYAAKLGFQQSGVATHSITVKDVPVQDGPTMAFADSSAGYPGATVDADGVHTPAHSVGADNTNQVVSAIPEILVVNGKLVLLDGTTESILKLAILLASGDVIITDQGECVVASVTDDSVDASTTLDIFGDGSCVSCVSFNGNVNDLGSYDDYTFDVSSGYTTGKFGQALNPPAANNEALVSGTNAIPLGEEFTLSIWLKRDATKTSWFFSAESGDDYQTPIVNKNYGVYRADASTLHYMIQGGGVMGSFEDPETEWYHCIWESSTAGSNFYLNGEKKNASPHPHTDVNVLYSIYQLGTTQATPMDQFRVFNRILTAEEKTRLYTETNPVYTTTLVEALPDIPTKAVKQPDLALKVGAGVTGEYLGQEIPLVWGAGSTTSELKFDSTTSLVNNLFVLEGVHNNIEIDGVDHKISGVNEVDNSTPALAGTWEETVSSARNIGSVSGLHLGVKFVAEFNLLESVLFDTLAGNDYVLVGQLYTDVDGSPGSLIAETSSVTLDGSDQYQFAWETAQELTVGASYWIVLEHQSGTGNPAFTTVSDVTGVGSTRGDTISNFTDDQIGGASEDWWFKLSGSQTEYITTATLETPLTSAPAGTEIVKIPNRCNLTPASYTQELDGEDLKITGAEIELEDNPDLKRLAMSVSGEGGIFKSGKIYIKEKL; from the coding sequence ATGGTAGAAAGTGATTACAGCTATGATGCGGACAGCATTGACACCACTCCCGGCGGGGACTCTGTAAAAAGCTCTATCTTGGAGAAAAACCAAGCAAGGGTTGAACAGGCCCTGATTCACCTAAATAGTCACAAAAACCGCACCGACTCCCACGGCACAGCCTCGGCAATTGTCGGGATTGACGATACACAGATTCTGAAAAACAAGACTCTTGTTGACCCCATACTTACCTATGAAGCGGAGCCAGCACAGTGTGCACCTGTCACCCGTGAATGGGTAGAGGGGCAGAGCAATCTGGCAGTGACTCAGGCCGGGACCGCACGAGACGAAGCGGTTGTTGCCAGAAATGAAGCGGTAGCAGCCCGAGATATTGCGGTTGATGCTGCGGAGACTTTAAAAATTACTCCGGTCCCTGTTTTGTCCGGTGACGCTTCTGCTAACGAAGGGGAGAACACTGTTATTACTGTCTCCAATCATGTCGACGGCAACATTTATCAAGTTTCCGTAACTGGCGGTTCTGCTGCGGCGTCAGGCGGTCAAATCACATGGGGAACACCTAACGTTGACGCCGACACTGATTATATTATGACCGTTTATGCTGCAAAGCTGGGTTTTCAGCAGTCGGGGGTTGCTACACACTCCATCACAGTTAAAGACGTCCCTGTGCAGGACGGCCCGACAATGGCCTTTGCTGATTCTTCCGCAGGCTATCCCGGTGCTACTGTTGATGCAGACGGCGTACATACCCCGGCCCATTCAGTCGGTGCGGATAATACGAATCAGGTTGTTAGCGCAATCCCTGAAATTCTGGTTGTCAACGGCAAACTGGTTTTGCTGGACGGCACAACCGAATCCATTCTGAAATTGGCAATACTCCTTGCTTCCGGAGATGTGATTATTACGGATCAGGGAGAGTGTGTTGTTGCAAGTGTCACTGATGATTCTGTAGATGCGTCAACAACTCTTGACATCTTTGGTGATGGGTCGTGTGTATCTTGTGTTTCATTTAATGGGAATGTAAATGATCTTGGATCATACGATGATTATACATTTGATGTTTCCTCTGGGTATACAACTGGTAAGTTTGGACAAGCTCTGAATCCACCAGCAGCCAATAACGAAGCTCTTGTATCTGGCACCAACGCTATACCTCTTGGCGAAGAATTTACATTATCTATCTGGCTGAAAAGGGATGCTACAAAAACCAGTTGGTTTTTTTCCGCGGAGTCTGGTGATGATTACCAAACGCCAATTGTAAATAAAAACTATGGCGTGTACAGAGCAGATGCATCAACTCTCCACTACATGATACAAGGTGGTGGGGTAATGGGGTCTTTTGAGGATCCAGAAACAGAATGGTACCATTGTATTTGGGAATCCTCGACTGCTGGGTCAAATTTTTATCTCAATGGCGAGAAAAAGAATGCAAGCCCCCACCCCCACACTGACGTAAATGTTCTGTATTCTATTTATCAACTAGGGACAACACAAGCTACACCAATGGATCAGTTTCGTGTTTTTAATCGTATTTTGACTGCGGAAGAGAAGACTCGTCTGTATACTGAAACGAATCCAGTTTATACCACAACTCTTGTAGAAGCTCTCCCAGATATCCCTACAAAGGCAGTCAAACAGCCTGACCTTGCACTCAAGGTAGGCGCAGGCGTAACCGGAGAGTATCTGGGTCAGGAAATCCCGTTGGTTTGGGGGGCAGGATCGACTACCTCCGAGCTGAAATTCGATTCCACCACTTCCCTTGTGAATAACCTTTTCGTGCTGGAAGGCGTACATAACAACATTGAAATTGATGGAGTTGACCACAAAATCAGTGGTGTAAATGAGGTTGATAACAGTACCCCAGCGTTAGCGGGAACGTGGGAGGAAACTGTATCAAGCGCAAGGAACATCGGTTCTGTGTCGGGGTTACATTTAGGTGTAAAATTTGTTGCTGAATTTAATCTTCTCGAGAGCGTGCTGTTTGATACGTTAGCAGGTAACGATTACGTTCTTGTAGGACAACTTTATACTGATGTTGATGGAAGCCCCGGAAGTCTAATTGCGGAAACGTCAAGTGTAACGCTTGATGGCTCGGATCAATATCAATTCGCGTGGGAAACCGCACAAGAACTGACGGTGGGTGCCTCTTATTGGATAGTACTGGAACATCAATCAGGAACAGGTAACCCGGCTTTTACTACCGTTTCGGACGTTACTGGTGTTGGTTCCACCAGAGGGGATACAATATCTAATTTTACTGATGATCAGATTGGTGGAGCGAGTGAAGACTGGTGGTTTAAGCTCAGCGGGTCGCAGACTGAATATATAACTACCGCAACCCTTGAAACCCCGCTTACGTCCGCACCTGCCGGAACCGAGATTGTAAAAATTCCTAACCGCTGCAATTTAACCCCTGCCAGTTATACCCAAGAACTTGATGGGGAAGACCTCAAAATAACCGGGGCAGAAATTGAGTTGGAGGATAACCCCGATCTCAAGCGGTTGGCTATGTCCGTCAGCGGTGAAGGGGGTATATTTAAATCCGGTAAAATTTATATCAAGGAGAAATTGTAG